Proteins from one Lachnospiraceae bacterium KGMB03038 genomic window:
- a CDS encoding Cna B-type domain-containing protein codes for MGGKRRKPSIFSRGAALALALMLVLTAGVSTVFAAGENNQVSSGVSEEQGSQDENGNASGEADASDQTEKTGEEEQSGGSGQSDQQGEAADSDGQMGETGQNGNEEKDDQQSQTGETGQEDRGETDQSQQETNASSASKRVSLSSGNEARTPQHQKYIKYNGNDSYTLTLNVTGQAETITGEKPKVDVLLIVDRSGSMDEDYERRTSRLEKLQEVVTEEGGLTDAILNNEGIDARMAVVAYSGSEDWRLPLVGWTGAAYDDASTLRGWTSSKNQIDNTVNGISANGGTNCEAGLYQGANVLESAREEAQKFVIFLSDGDPTFYYTPDSNYPNDYGYTQGNGGNYDATAARHAVDQVKAIQGLGGFYTIGISKDSNQSFMKSLVNASDAEKKQFYSAAEADDLAKAFEEITADIINYTCRDITITDTLSDYVKLPGDSLEQAAYTATAVNENGQTQDISDVDIRVSYDKDTRTVTAEFPEDYVLEQGWTYSVSFHVEPAQAAYDVYAESGYPHTGSENSDAPGNTTSSGQAGFYSNTAATLTYTYGSQGADSQTVPYDESPVVQVSTMSVSVEKKWENVDTGAALPSVTVQLLRDGKEVDGKILTLSGANDWQAEFEDLAKNHEYSVREANVPDGYESTVSGDQENGFTITNTKLPSLTVSKEVTGEMGDKTAAFTIDITMTSGGTGLTGSYSYTGGILDGAEGVTVPEDGTIRFENGEASITLKHGQTITIQNLPLNASYTVREDETSSAGYTVKYDGEEKDSAAGTLTQDMSAAVENHKGKIPVTGLEDSGVKAAAGAGVLLLAGMSTLFLRRRRR; via the coding sequence ATGGGCGGAAAAAGAAGAAAGCCCTCAATCTTTTCGAGGGGAGCAGCCTTAGCCCTGGCTCTTATGCTGGTGCTGACCGCGGGCGTCAGTACGGTGTTTGCGGCAGGAGAAAATAATCAGGTCTCCTCGGGCGTATCAGAGGAACAGGGCAGCCAGGATGAAAACGGAAATGCTTCTGGAGAGGCGGATGCATCTGATCAAACAGAGAAGACAGGAGAGGAGGAACAGTCGGGCGGAAGCGGCCAGAGTGACCAACAGGGCGAAGCGGCGGATTCCGATGGCCAGATGGGGGAGACGGGCCAGAATGGAAACGAGGAGAAAGACGACCAGCAGAGCCAGACTGGAGAAACAGGGCAGGAAGACCGCGGCGAAACCGACCAGAGCCAGCAGGAGACAAACGCTTCCTCAGCCTCAAAGAGAGTCTCTCTGTCAAGCGGCAATGAAGCGCGCACGCCGCAGCACCAGAAATATATTAAATATAACGGAAACGACAGCTATACCCTGACCTTGAATGTAACAGGCCAGGCGGAGACGATCACAGGGGAGAAACCCAAAGTAGATGTATTGCTGATCGTGGACCGGTCGGGCAGTATGGATGAAGATTACGAGAGAAGAACCAGCAGGCTGGAGAAACTTCAGGAAGTTGTTACAGAAGAAGGCGGACTGACCGATGCCATATTAAATAACGAAGGTATTGATGCGCGGATGGCGGTGGTCGCCTATAGTGGATCGGAAGATTGGCGCCTTCCTCTTGTGGGATGGACAGGAGCTGCTTATGACGATGCATCTACTCTGCGGGGATGGACTTCATCCAAAAACCAGATTGACAATACAGTAAATGGAATCAGCGCAAATGGCGGCACAAATTGTGAGGCAGGACTTTACCAAGGGGCGAATGTCTTGGAAAGCGCAAGAGAAGAAGCGCAGAAATTTGTGATTTTTCTGTCAGATGGAGATCCGACGTTTTATTACACACCTGATAGTAACTATCCTAATGATTATGGATATACACAGGGGAATGGAGGCAATTATGACGCTACAGCCGCGCGGCATGCGGTGGATCAGGTAAAAGCGATCCAAGGCTTGGGAGGGTTCTATACCATCGGGATTTCAAAAGACAGCAATCAAAGTTTTATGAAGAGTTTGGTGAATGCCTCCGATGCGGAGAAGAAGCAGTTCTATTCTGCCGCGGAAGCTGACGATCTGGCAAAAGCTTTTGAAGAGATCACAGCCGATATCATCAATTACACCTGCCGTGATATTACCATCACAGATACTTTGTCAGATTATGTAAAACTTCCGGGAGATTCCTTGGAGCAGGCGGCCTATACCGCAACAGCGGTAAATGAAAATGGACAAACGCAGGATATCTCTGACGTGGATATCCGGGTTTCCTACGACAAAGACACACGGACTGTGACGGCGGAGTTTCCGGAAGATTATGTGCTGGAGCAGGGATGGACGTATTCCGTCAGCTTTCATGTAGAGCCTGCCCAGGCAGCCTATGATGTTTATGCGGAGAGTGGATATCCGCATACGGGAAGTGAGAATAGTGATGCTCCTGGAAATACTACCAGCTCTGGACAAGCGGGATTCTATTCCAATACGGCGGCAACACTGACCTATACTTACGGCTCCCAGGGAGCAGATTCCCAGACGGTACCTTATGATGAAAGCCCAGTAGTCCAGGTGTCCACAATGAGCGTTTCTGTAGAAAAGAAGTGGGAGAACGTAGATACTGGAGCGGCGCTTCCTTCCGTTACCGTCCAGCTTCTGCGGGATGGAAAAGAAGTAGACGGGAAAATACTGACATTAAGCGGCGCAAACGACTGGCAGGCGGAATTTGAGGACTTGGCGAAAAATCATGAGTATTCTGTGAGAGAAGCAAATGTGCCGGATGGGTATGAATCCACTGTTTCCGGGGATCAGGAAAATGGTTTTACAATCACCAATACCAAGCTTCCGTCACTTACGGTCAGTAAAGAAGTGACAGGAGAGATGGGAGATAAGACCGCGGCATTTACTATCGATATTACCATGACATCCGGCGGAACAGGACTTACTGGAAGTTATTCCTACACAGGAGGAATTCTAGATGGAGCGGAAGGAGTGACGGTCCCGGAGGACGGAACGATCCGATTTGAAAATGGCGAAGCCAGTATTACCTTGAAACATGGACAGACGATCACGATCCAAAATCTGCCGCTTAACGCATCCTATACGGTGCGGGAAGATGAGACATCTTCCGCGGGATACACCGTGAAATATGACGGAGAGGAGAAAGACAGCGCGGCGGGCACATTGACACAAGACATGTCCGCGGCAGTAGAAAATCACAAAGGAAAGATTCCGGTGACGGGACTTGAAGATTCCGGTGTGAAAGCGGCGGCCGGCGCAGGAGTTCTGCTCTTGGCAGGTATGAGTACGCTGTTCCTTAGAAGAAGGCGGCGATAG
- a CDS encoding tyrosine-type recombinase/integrase, whose amino-acid sequence MDQKKSTLTVRLDETFLERFQEYLREKESAEATIRKYLSDVRKFYHYLGRDRVVDKYRIRQYRQYLTEHYKGTSANSMLAALNQFFAALGLEELKVRRLKIQRQLYQNEEKFLSRQEYFKLLGAARRRGKEELALIMETICSTGIRVSELRFFTISNIRTGKIIVWNKGKERIVILPGKMQKRLLRFAREKGYRSGPVFRGRTGRPVDRTAIWRAMKGLAVETGIDPARIFPHNLRHLFARTFYQITRNLVQLADVLGHSSIEVTRIYTIGSLEEWRKSISRLDLIGQKNTT is encoded by the coding sequence ATGGATCAGAAAAAATCAACCTTGACCGTCAGACTCGATGAAACATTTCTGGAAAGGTTTCAGGAGTACTTAAGAGAAAAGGAAAGCGCGGAAGCGACCATCAGAAAATATCTGTCGGATGTACGAAAATTCTATCACTATCTAGGCCGGGACAGGGTCGTAGATAAATACCGGATTCGACAGTACAGACAATACCTGACTGAACATTATAAGGGGACCAGCGCAAATTCTATGCTGGCGGCGCTGAATCAGTTCTTTGCGGCGCTTGGTCTGGAAGAGTTGAAGGTGCGGCGTTTAAAAATTCAGCGCCAGCTCTATCAAAATGAAGAAAAATTTCTTTCGCGGCAGGAGTATTTCAAGCTGCTGGGAGCGGCTCGGAGGCGGGGGAAAGAAGAACTGGCTCTGATCATGGAAACAATCTGCTCCACCGGGATCCGGGTGAGTGAATTAAGATTTTTTACCATATCTAATATCAGAACAGGAAAGATTATCGTCTGGAATAAAGGCAAAGAAAGGATTGTAATACTGCCTGGGAAAATGCAGAAACGGCTGCTGCGCTTTGCGCGGGAGAAAGGTTATAGATCCGGACCTGTATTCCGTGGACGGACGGGAAGGCCGGTGGATCGTACCGCAATCTGGCGGGCGATGAAGGGGCTTGCCGTGGAAACGGGAATTGATCCGGCCAGAATTTTCCCTCATAATTTACGCCATCTGTTTGCCAGGACCTTCTATCAGATTACAAGAAATCTGGTTCAATTGGCAGATGTCTTGGGGCACAGCAGTATTGAAGTAACCAGGATCTATACCATCGGCAGTCTGGAAGAGTGGAGAAAATCTATCAGCAGACTGGATTTGATCGGACAAAAAAATACAACATAA